Proteins encoded together in one bacterium window:
- a CDS encoding carbohydrate binding domain-containing protein, producing the protein MKKTFLVVILALGILIPLAASQVGCKGGYPPLNVMVVTATPTQTPPYSTCSNISTPTLIDDMEDNNNGILANKCRTGYWYNYHDTAPGGVQLVGGSAGSFVMASPGVGYNGTGTSLHCVEVSTNSGFVTYGAGFGFSFLTPQGNYNASNYSGIQFYAKSTVGAPTVAFAITDNDVVVSNYAIGPHTLNFTFSSSWNFYQISWTQMIASGNSYGGPTVFDPSRIQQVQWSVGPGLASDVWVDNVSFY; encoded by the coding sequence ATGAAAAAGACATTTTTGGTCGTGATCTTGGCCTTGGGGATCCTGATCCCCTTGGCGGCATCGCAGGTCGGATGCAAGGGTGGATATCCTCCTTTGAATGTCATGGTGGTCACCGCCACGCCGACCCAGACCCCGCCTTACAGCACGTGCTCGAATATTTCGACCCCTACCTTGATCGACGATATGGAGGACAACAACAACGGTATCTTGGCAAATAAATGCCGGACGGGGTATTGGTACAACTACCACGATACGGCCCCTGGTGGAGTTCAACTCGTGGGAGGATCTGCTGGTTCATTTGTGATGGCGAGTCCAGGTGTTGGATACAATGGCACCGGAACAAGCCTTCATTGTGTTGAAGTATCAACTAACTCTGGTTTTGTCACCTATGGGGCTGGCTTTGGTTTCTCATTCCTGACACCCCAAGGAAATTACAATGCCTCCAATTATTCCGGGATCCAGTTCTACGCGAAAAGCACCGTGGGAGCCCCGACGGTCGCTTTCGCCATTACGGATAACGATGTGGTCGTCAGCAATTACGCGATCGGTCCTCATACGCTGAATTTTACTTTTTCCAGCTCTTGGAACTTCTATCAAATAAGTTGGACCCAAATGATTGCTTCGGGTAATTCATATGGGGGGCCTACAGTTTTCGATCCTTCTCGTATCCAGCAGGTACAGTGGTCTGTCGGTCCTGGTTTGGCGTCGGACGTGTGGGTCGACAACGTCAGTTTCTATTGA